In one window of Epinephelus fuscoguttatus linkage group LG20, E.fuscoguttatus.final_Chr_v1 DNA:
- the LOC125880379 gene encoding SAP30-binding protein isoform X1 → MASGKKSALLSSLADYGDDSEPDSDPEPEETAGRGSGLVYGYGDDDLNRTEDADDKVSGDEDSRESNSEMDESDEGRDADDVEISEAEKKDPNELVALFSEKVRNMSPDEIRIPPEPPGRCSTQLQDKIHKLYERKLHGDFDTNSHIQKKKEFRNPSIYEKLIQFCSIDELGTNYPKDMFDPHGWSEDSYYEALAKAQKVEMDKLEKAKKERTKIEFVTGTKKGTNPSSTAASTTSSSTTTTATAEAQKRKSKWDSAIPVTLAQPTLITTTATLPAVVSVTTTASGTKTTVISAVGTILKKAKQ, encoded by the exons ATGGCGAGCGGTAAAAAGAGTGCTCTGCTTTCCTCTTTGGCGGACTATGGAGACGATTCAGAGCCTGACTCTGACCCCGAGCCAGAAGAGACAg CGGGGCGTGGAAGTGGTCTGGTATACGGCTATGGGGATGATGACCTGAACCGGACTGAGGATGCTGATGATAAGGTGTCTGGAGATGAagacagcagagagagcaaCTCG gaAATGGACGAATCTGACGAGGGGAGGGACGCAGATGATGTTGAG atctcagaagcagaaaaaaaggacCCCAATGAACTTGTTG CCCTGTTCTCAGAGAAAGTGCGCAACATGTCACCGGATGAGATCAGGATCCCCCCCGAGCCCCCTGGACGCTGCTCGACCCAGTTACAG GACAAGATCCACAAGCTGTACGAGAGGAAGCTCCATGGAGATTTTGACACAAACAGCCACAtccagaaaaagaaagaatttAGAAACCCAAG caTTTACGAGAAGCTCATTCAGTTCTGCAGCATAGATGAACTGGGAACCAACTACCCAAAAGATATGTTTGATCCTCATGGCTGGTCAGAGGACTCTTACTATGAAGCTTTAG CCAAAGCCCAGAAAGTCGAGATGGACAAACTGGAGAAAGCCAAGAAGGAACGGACCAAG ATTGAGTTTGTCACAGGGACTAAGAAGGGCACCAACCCCTCAAGCACAGCAGcctccaccaccagcagcagcaccaccaccacagccACAG CTGAAGCCCAGAAGAGGAAAAGCAAGTGGGACTCTGCGATCCCCGTGACCCTGGCCCAGCCCACCCTCATCACTACCACCGCGACCCTGCCTGCCGTCGTTTCCGTGACAACCACTGCCAGCGGCACCAAGACCACCGTCATATCTGCAGTGGGCACCATCCTAAAGAAGGCGAAGCAGTGA
- the LOC125880379 gene encoding SAP30-binding protein isoform X2: protein MASGKKSALLSSLADYGDDSEPDSDPEPEETAGRGSGLVYGYGDDDLNRTEDADDKVSGDEDSRESNSEMDESDEGRDADDVEISEAEKKDPNELVALFSEKVRNMSPDEIRIPPEPPGRCSTQLQDKIHKLYERKLHGDFDTNSHIQKKKEFRNPSIYEKLIQFCSIDELGTNYPKDMFDPHGWSEDSYYEALAKAQKVEMDKLEKAKKERTKIEFVTGTKKGTNPSSTAASTTSSSTTTTATVQKNLKNKLMKNHQTITL, encoded by the exons ATGGCGAGCGGTAAAAAGAGTGCTCTGCTTTCCTCTTTGGCGGACTATGGAGACGATTCAGAGCCTGACTCTGACCCCGAGCCAGAAGAGACAg CGGGGCGTGGAAGTGGTCTGGTATACGGCTATGGGGATGATGACCTGAACCGGACTGAGGATGCTGATGATAAGGTGTCTGGAGATGAagacagcagagagagcaaCTCG gaAATGGACGAATCTGACGAGGGGAGGGACGCAGATGATGTTGAG atctcagaagcagaaaaaaaggacCCCAATGAACTTGTTG CCCTGTTCTCAGAGAAAGTGCGCAACATGTCACCGGATGAGATCAGGATCCCCCCCGAGCCCCCTGGACGCTGCTCGACCCAGTTACAG GACAAGATCCACAAGCTGTACGAGAGGAAGCTCCATGGAGATTTTGACACAAACAGCCACAtccagaaaaagaaagaatttAGAAACCCAAG caTTTACGAGAAGCTCATTCAGTTCTGCAGCATAGATGAACTGGGAACCAACTACCCAAAAGATATGTTTGATCCTCATGGCTGGTCAGAGGACTCTTACTATGAAGCTTTAG CCAAAGCCCAGAAAGTCGAGATGGACAAACTGGAGAAAGCCAAGAAGGAACGGACCAAG ATTGAGTTTGTCACAGGGACTAAGAAGGGCACCAACCCCTCAAGCACAGCAGcctccaccaccagcagcagcaccaccaccacagccACAG TtcaaaagaatttaaaaaacaaactcatgAAGAACCATCAAACCATCACTCTCTAA